The Methylotenera sp. G11 genome includes a window with the following:
- a CDS encoding DUF3426 domain-containing protein, translated as MRVITHCPACQTQFFATEEQLNQHGGKVRCGQCMQVFDARAQLVSINEGTENITNADGNFKEDTPAIDSAAPVQATPEQEAPDSVIEITAPETAADTAKQPAYLGDAIKKNRLRTSHATGSKSRKWLWAAASLLMVLLATIQSVYFLREEIAIYYPQAKPFLVQACQKLSCTINLPKKIESIAIDDSDMQEDADHPGLVHFASTLINSGHHVLAYPNLELTLTDVEDKPVLRRIFKPNEYLPAGTNIAEGIQAGEESRIKLAISTGDIAVAGYRVFVTY; from the coding sequence ATGCGCGTCATAACCCATTGCCCAGCCTGCCAGACTCAATTTTTCGCTACTGAAGAACAGCTCAATCAACATGGCGGCAAGGTTCGCTGCGGGCAGTGCATGCAGGTTTTCGATGCCAGAGCACAACTCGTTTCCATCAATGAAGGCACCGAGAACATCACCAATGCCGACGGCAACTTCAAAGAGGATACGCCTGCAATTGATAGCGCAGCGCCTGTACAGGCGACCCCAGAGCAGGAAGCACCAGATAGCGTGATTGAAATAACCGCTCCGGAAACTGCAGCGGATACGGCTAAGCAGCCCGCGTACTTGGGCGATGCCATCAAAAAAAACAGGCTCCGCACCAGCCATGCCACCGGCAGTAAATCCCGTAAATGGCTATGGGCTGCGGCCTCGCTGCTTATGGTTCTGCTTGCAACGATACAGAGTGTATATTTTCTGCGTGAAGAAATCGCAATCTATTATCCGCAGGCTAAACCTTTCCTGGTGCAAGCCTGCCAGAAACTATCCTGCACGATCAATCTGCCTAAAAAAATTGAATCCATTGCCATTGATGACTCAGATATGCAGGAAGATGCAGATCACCCGGGATTGGTACATTTTGCAAGCACCCTGATCAATAGCGGCCACCATGTACTGGCTTACCCGAACCTTGAACTGACACTGACAGATGTTGAGGACAAACCCGTGCTGCGCCGGATTTTCAAACCCAATGAGTATCTGCCGGCCGGAACCAATATTGCCGAAGGCATTCAGGCCGGTGAAGAATCCAGGATCAAACTGGCGATCTCGACTGGCGACATTGCCGTCGCCGGCTATCGCGTATTTGTTACCTACTGA
- the pqqA gene encoding pyrroloquinoline quinone precursor peptide PqqA, giving the protein MWTKPAATEMRFGFEVTMYVCNR; this is encoded by the coding sequence ATGTGGACAAAACCAGCTGCTACTGAAATGCGTTTCGGTTTCGAAGTAACAATGTACGTTTGCAATCGTTAA
- a CDS encoding hydrogen peroxide-inducible genes activator — protein MTLSELRFVVAVAKERNFRRASEKCYVSQPALSLAIKKLEDDLGVMIFERSRTDISPTPIGAKIIEQAIKALEEINHIREIAKQGNNQLSGVFRLGLIYSVGPYLLPELIPILRHSASDMPLEIEENLTAQLEIQLKNGVIDAAVIALPFDVPGINTMPLYDENYVVMVPVGHAWADRASISAEELADENVLLLNSGHCYSHQVLQACPDLSRKGQVLQGNSLETIRNMVASNLGVTVLPCSAASERYVNPLVRVIPFSEPVPVRRVALAWRKSYARELAISCVADSIRQIESECLQMIDAA, from the coding sequence ATGACTCTAAGCGAATTACGTTTTGTAGTAGCGGTAGCTAAAGAGCGCAATTTCAGGCGTGCGTCTGAGAAATGCTATGTCAGCCAGCCTGCGCTCAGCCTGGCTATAAAAAAGCTCGAAGACGATTTGGGCGTCATGATTTTTGAACGCAGCCGTACCGATATCAGCCCGACGCCGATCGGTGCAAAAATTATCGAGCAGGCGATCAAGGCGCTGGAAGAAATCAACCATATCCGTGAAATTGCAAAGCAAGGCAATAACCAGCTAAGCGGTGTTTTTCGCCTGGGCCTGATTTACTCGGTGGGGCCTTATTTATTACCGGAACTGATTCCTATCCTGCGCCATAGTGCTTCGGATATGCCGCTGGAAATCGAAGAAAACCTGACAGCCCAGCTGGAAATACAGTTGAAAAACGGCGTTATTGATGCTGCGGTGATTGCGCTGCCGTTTGATGTGCCTGGAATCAATACTATGCCGCTCTACGATGAGAATTATGTGGTGATGGTACCCGTAGGTCATGCCTGGGCAGATCGTGCGTCTATCAGCGCAGAAGAGCTTGCTGATGAAAATGTGCTGCTGCTGAATAGCGGTCATTGCTACAGCCATCAGGTGCTGCAGGCTTGCCCGGACCTGTCACGCAAGGGGCAGGTGCTGCAGGGAAATTCATTGGAGACGATACGGAATATGGTGGCTTCCAATCTGGGGGTTACCGTACTGCCGTGCAGCGCGGCCAGCGAGCGTTATGTTAATCCCTTGGTCAGGGTGATTCCGTTTTCTGAGCCGGTACCGGTGAGAAGGGTGGCGCTGGCATGGCGCAAAAGTTATGCGCGTGAACTTGCGATCAGCTGTGTGGCTGATTCCATCAGACAGATTGAATCGGAATGCCTGCAGATGATTGATGCAGCCTGA
- a CDS encoding TerC family protein — protein sequence MGELQSIGNWWMWGGFGVFVLLMLAVDMFLLDRNGAQKVGAKEALVWSLVWFAMAMLFGAVLWGWLDHTAGREIADAKVMEYLTGYLLEKTLAMDNIFVFVMIFSYFAVPLAYQKRILVYGVLGAIILRALMIVLGAWLIAQFHWVLYVFGAFLVATGIKMFLFADHEPDLSNNPLLKWVRKHMRITHDYHGDKFWIMEKGVRWFTPMFLVLVLIEFSDVIFAMDSIPAIFAITSDPFIVFTSNIFAILGLRALYFLLADMAERFHLLKFGLAVVLVFVGTKMLIVEWFKIPVAVSLGVVVAVIGTSILLSLIATRKQQP from the coding sequence ATGGGCGAGCTGCAATCGATAGGTAACTGGTGGATGTGGGGTGGTTTTGGGGTATTTGTACTGTTGATGCTGGCGGTAGATATGTTCCTGCTGGACCGTAATGGCGCACAGAAAGTGGGCGCGAAAGAAGCGCTTGTCTGGTCATTGGTCTGGTTTGCCATGGCGATGCTGTTTGGTGCCGTGCTTTGGGGCTGGCTGGATCATACGGCAGGTCGCGAGATTGCAGATGCCAAAGTCATGGAGTATCTGACCGGGTATCTCCTGGAAAAAACCCTGGCGATGGACAATATTTTTGTCTTTGTGATGATTTTCAGTTACTTTGCAGTGCCCTTGGCATACCAGAAGCGCATACTCGTCTATGGCGTACTGGGTGCGATCATCCTGCGTGCGTTGATGATTGTTCTGGGTGCCTGGCTGATAGCCCAGTTCCACTGGGTGTTATACGTGTTCGGGGCTTTTCTGGTGGCGACTGGTATCAAGATGTTTTTGTTTGCCGACCATGAGCCTGACCTGTCAAATAACCCTTTGCTGAAATGGGTAAGAAAACACATGCGCATCACGCATGATTATCACGGTGATAAATTCTGGATCATGGAGAAAGGCGTGCGTTGGTTTACGCCTATGTTCCTGGTGCTGGTGTTGATCGAGTTTTCTGATGTGATTTTTGCAATGGATAGTATTCCGGCAATCTTTGCGATTACCAGTGATCCATTTATCGTATTTACATCCAATATCTTTGCGATCCTGGGTTTGCGGGCACTATATTTCCTGCTGGCCGACATGGCAGAACGTTTCCATCTGCTTAAATTCGGATTGGCTGTAGTGCTGGTGTTTGTGGGTACGAAAATGCTGATTGTGGAATGGTTCAAGATTCCTGTAGCAGTTTCATTAGGTGTGGTGGTTGCCGTAATTGGCACCAGCATTTTATTAAGCCTGATCGCGACACGGAAACAGCAGCCTTAA
- the htpX gene encoding protease HtpX — protein MKRILYFLATNVAIMLVLSFTMRLLGVEPYLNANGLDLGNLLAFAAIMGFGGAFISLAMSKWSAKRMSGAVVIEEARTPTEIWLIKTVRQQADAVGIKMPEVAVFNSPEVNAFATGMTKNSSLVAVSTGLLDAMTKDEAEAVLAHEVSHIANGDMVTLTLIQGVVNTFVMFLSRVIGYTVDKVIFKTERGTGPAFFVTMIIAELVLGVLASMIVMWFSRQREFRADAGAAKLSGRGKMIAALERLQAQHEPSVLPKQMAAFGISGGGGFAKLFSSHPSLDDRIAALRQQ, from the coding sequence ATGAAACGTATTCTTTATTTTTTGGCTACCAACGTAGCCATTATGCTGGTGCTTTCTTTCACCATGCGTTTATTGGGCGTAGAACCATATTTGAATGCTAACGGCCTGGATTTAGGTAACTTGCTGGCTTTTGCCGCCATTATGGGTTTTGGCGGTGCCTTTATTTCATTGGCCATGTCGAAATGGTCGGCCAAGCGTATGTCTGGTGCGGTAGTGATTGAAGAAGCACGTACCCCGACTGAAATATGGTTAATCAAAACAGTGCGTCAGCAGGCTGATGCCGTGGGTATAAAAATGCCGGAAGTGGCCGTGTTCAACTCACCGGAGGTCAATGCCTTTGCTACGGGAATGACTAAAAACAGCTCATTGGTTGCGGTATCTACCGGCTTGCTGGATGCCATGACCAAGGATGAGGCTGAGGCGGTGCTTGCGCATGAGGTGTCGCATATTGCGAATGGCGATATGGTGACGCTGACTTTGATTCAGGGTGTCGTGAATACGTTCGTGATGTTCCTGTCGCGCGTGATTGGCTATACGGTTGATAAAGTGATCTTTAAAACAGAACGCGGTACCGGCCCGGCTTTCTTTGTAACGATGATCATTGCCGAATTGGTACTGGGGGTGCTGGCTTCCATGATCGTGATGTGGTTCTCACGCCAACGTGAATTCCGCGCGGATGCAGGTGCAGCCAAGTTATCCGGCAGGGGCAAGATGATTGCCGCACTGGAGCGCCTGCAGGCACAGCACGAGCCATCCGTGTTGCCTAAGCAGATGGCGGCATTCGGTATTTCAGGCGGCGGCGGTTTTGCAAAACTGTTTTCAAGTCACCCAAGCCTGGATGACCGTATCGCGGCATTACGCCAGCAATAA
- the nhaR gene encoding transcriptional activator NhaR gives MVNYKQLHYFWAAAKAGSIVRASRQLHITPQTLSGQIGILEESLGVALFRRVGRGIELTETGQLALSYADDIFQTGNALEEALRTGTKERYRLFKVGISDSVPKSIAYRLLAPAMSLKEPIKIVCREGKLEPLLGELAIHKLDLVLADRPMPSEMDIKGSSRLLNECGISFFASENLARQHGKSFPKNINNAPLLVPGVDSTTHKRLMQWLSAQRIHPQIVGEFDDSALMRAFGQAGIGIFTAPSIIEEEVLQQHNVTKLGQTDEVIERFYAISVEKRANHPAVVAINAAIFQRNAPLQADLEPA, from the coding sequence ATGGTCAATTACAAACAACTGCATTATTTCTGGGCGGCAGCAAAAGCCGGCAGCATCGTACGCGCGAGCAGGCAGCTGCATATCACACCGCAAACCCTGAGCGGCCAAATCGGTATTCTTGAAGAATCACTGGGCGTCGCCTTATTCAGGCGCGTAGGCCGCGGCATAGAACTGACCGAGACCGGCCAGCTGGCACTGAGCTATGCCGATGATATCTTCCAGACCGGCAATGCCCTAGAAGAAGCATTGCGTACCGGAACAAAAGAACGCTATCGCCTGTTCAAGGTGGGCATTTCGGATTCCGTACCAAAATCTATCGCCTATCGCCTGCTCGCACCTGCAATGTCGCTAAAAGAACCTATTAAGATCGTTTGCCGTGAAGGGAAGCTGGAACCGCTGCTAGGTGAGCTTGCTATCCATAAGCTGGATCTTGTCCTGGCTGATAGGCCTATGCCAAGTGAAATGGATATTAAAGGCAGCAGCAGGTTATTGAATGAATGCGGTATCAGTTTTTTCGCGAGTGAAAATCTCGCCCGCCAGCATGGAAAATCATTCCCGAAGAATATCAATAACGCCCCGCTGCTGGTACCCGGTGTAGACAGTACAACCCATAAACGCCTTATGCAATGGCTAAGTGCGCAGCGTATCCATCCGCAAATTGTCGGTGAATTTGATGACAGCGCCCTGATGCGGGCATTTGGTCAAGCGGGCATCGGTATTTTTACTGCACCCAGTATTATTGAAGAGGAAGTACTACAGCAGCATAACGTAACTAAATTAGGCCAAACGGATGAAGTCATTGAGCGGTTTTATGCGATTTCTGTTGAAAAACGCGCCAATCACCCCGCAGTAGTCGCAATCAATGCCGCTATATTTCAGAGAAATGCGCCCTTGCAAGCTGATCTTGAGCCAGCCTGA
- a CDS encoding DUF2339 domain-containing protein, with amino-acid sequence MPTMEERLAALEARISTLEKQGNVTAPLPKVQPVKSMTADKPVHAGPPLAAQLLGWGGAAALVLAASYIIKLALSSGWLTPERQLSVAVLGALLMIGLGIRLRQNDRSYASLLPAGGVTILFIAIYGAHLYYGLIGQSSALAMVTFVCLLSLWLCRLFQSTLYAFFAVTGAYSVPFLMRSLMLDITDLAIYYTCWSILFSIFALWVRSRAVYLLALYMAMIGFDLSWHMDSDTQQWISAVLFQLVLVIIFGLAAAYYTVRNNAPMQQDAAFAHLPALLIFYFLQYSLLQKNIPAIAPWVAVGSAVFIFICYAAASRLSKQELAGGRMLLQAYVALVLFHVGYLESVSSAWEPWVAFVLVLIVAFYGVLRNNISAPGAFIWLAVFIIFMLNYLRIVTGFDRQAVIAPDILSVLYACELYAAYYWSRRSATLRAFWPLLLVGGHLAAIAAAVHIFDNRVVVSLTWGLLALACLLLALKYKDKLLGKSSLLIFAISSAKVLIYDLSSSAPLVRIGSLLVVGCSFYLGGWLYKKIEALS; translated from the coding sequence AATGACAGCAGACAAACCTGTACATGCAGGTCCGCCCTTGGCAGCACAGCTGCTAGGCTGGGGAGGGGCGGCTGCATTGGTACTTGCGGCTTCATATATTATAAAACTGGCTTTATCATCAGGCTGGCTCACGCCGGAAAGACAATTGAGTGTTGCAGTTCTCGGTGCATTGCTCATGATAGGCCTGGGTATAAGGCTGCGTCAAAACGACCGTAGTTACGCCAGTTTACTGCCTGCCGGCGGTGTCACCATACTTTTTATCGCGATATATGGAGCACATTTATATTATGGTCTCATAGGCCAGTCATCGGCGTTGGCTATGGTCACTTTCGTGTGTCTGCTGTCGCTGTGGCTTTGCCGTTTATTTCAAAGCACGCTTTACGCGTTTTTTGCTGTGACAGGTGCATATTCCGTCCCGTTCTTAATGCGCAGCTTAATGCTGGATATTACTGACCTGGCAATTTATTACACTTGCTGGAGCATTCTATTCAGCATATTTGCATTATGGGTGCGTAGCAGAGCAGTTTATCTGCTCGCGCTTTATATGGCGATGATAGGTTTTGACCTGAGCTGGCATATGGATAGTGATACACAGCAATGGATAAGTGCTGTTTTGTTTCAATTGGTGTTAGTGATCATTTTCGGCCTGGCTGCGGCTTATTATACAGTGAGGAATAATGCTCCTATGCAGCAGGATGCAGCATTTGCGCATCTGCCGGCGTTGCTGATTTTTTATTTTTTGCAATATTCTTTATTGCAAAAAAACATCCCGGCAATTGCGCCATGGGTTGCTGTGGGCAGTGCTGTATTTATTTTCATATGTTATGCAGCAGCTAGCCGTCTGTCAAAGCAGGAACTTGCAGGCGGCAGGATGTTGCTGCAGGCTTATGTAGCACTGGTATTGTTTCATGTCGGCTATCTTGAGTCTGTTTCATCCGCGTGGGAACCGTGGGTGGCGTTCGTATTAGTACTGATAGTCGCCTTTTATGGAGTACTGCGTAACAACATCTCAGCACCTGGAGCCTTTATCTGGCTTGCAGTGTTTATTATTTTTATGCTCAATTACCTGCGTATCGTGACCGGATTCGACCGCCAGGCGGTAATCGCTCCGGATATACTTTCCGTTTTATATGCCTGTGAACTTTACGCAGCCTATTATTGGTCACGCAGATCAGCGACGCTCAGGGCATTTTGGCCGCTGTTATTGGTGGGAGGGCATCTGGCAGCAATTGCGGCGGCAGTACATATTTTTGATAACCGGGTTGTAGTCTCGCTTACCTGGGGCTTGCTGGCGCTGGCGTGCCTGTTGCTAGCGCTTAAATACAAGGACAAGTTGCTGGGTAAGTCATCGCTGCTGATATTTGCAATTTCATCGGCTAAGGTTTTAATTTATGATTTATCTTCATCAGCGCCGTTGGTAAGAATAGGCAGCCTGCTTGTGGTTGGCTGCAGTTTTTATCTCGGTGGATGGTTGTATAAAAAGATCGAGGCATTATCCTGA